From one Phocaeicola salanitronis DSM 18170 genomic stretch:
- a CDS encoding toprim domain-containing protein: protein MNIQTTKQIRIEDYLHMLGHLPVRQCGANLWYRSPLREETDASFKVNTALNKWFDFGIGKGGDLIALASELYGSKDVSYLLRQIGSQAPHACPMTDPFPKREKPKPAFQDVEVMELASPALYRYLKERGIEAETARKECREIRYGLGGKRYFAVGFPNMNGGYEIRNRYFKACISPKAVSYIREPEGKRPMCCLFEGFMDYLSFLTLQKKGVEGFQPGCDHIVLNSVANLAKAVPLLDGYKEIRCFLDNDRAGKDALKNLRETYGGHVKDESFKYSTWKDLNDYLKSLL, encoded by the coding sequence ATGAACATACAGACAACCAAACAAATACGCATTGAAGATTATTTGCACATGCTGGGACATCTCCCGGTGCGGCAATGTGGGGCGAACTTGTGGTACCGCTCGCCGCTGCGGGAAGAAACGGACGCATCGTTCAAGGTAAACACGGCCCTCAATAAATGGTTCGATTTCGGCATCGGAAAAGGCGGGGACCTGATTGCCCTTGCCTCCGAACTGTACGGGTCAAAGGACGTGTCCTATCTATTACGGCAAATAGGAAGCCAGGCTCCACACGCCTGTCCTATGACCGACCCATTCCCCAAACGGGAAAAGCCGAAACCGGCTTTTCAGGACGTGGAAGTGATGGAACTGGCATCGCCTGCCTTGTACCGCTACCTGAAAGAAAGGGGCATCGAGGCGGAAACAGCCCGCAAGGAATGCCGGGAAATCCGTTACGGACTGGGCGGGAAACGCTATTTCGCGGTCGGATTCCCCAACATGAACGGCGGGTATGAGATACGGAACCGGTATTTCAAGGCCTGCATTTCCCCGAAAGCCGTGTCGTATATCCGGGAACCGGAAGGGAAAAGGCCGATGTGCTGCCTCTTTGAGGGGTTTATGGATTACCTGTCGTTCCTGACATTACAGAAGAAAGGTGTTGAAGGCTTTCAGCCGGGCTGTGACCATATCGTGCTGAACTCTGTTGCCAACCTGGCAAAGGCTGTGCCGCTTTTGGACGGTTACAAGGAAATCCGTTGTTTTCTGGATAATGACCGTGCCGGGAAGGACGCCTTGAAGAATCTCAGGGAAACATACGGGGGACATGTGAAAGATGAATCTTTTAAGTACTCAACTTGGAAGGACCTCAACGATTATTTGAAAAGTCTACTGTAA
- a CDS encoding GAP1-N1 domain-containing protein, with protein sequence MMVIEQTLHGYDMGHGLLASSLPNLAPEDQALLFKLSDWTGFHVLNANEEDCYLTAYPLPSKKYYAIAKTWYADEMERSGCVWTHTLLIPIDGISQEFDFRTIIDLFHRPNNKNFSDYNLSIEIEDRKMKSLNKNSVFKNFDFLSIIFLYTFLISKNKGACLKIERSQCELQELILSFLQYLPVEYLQYTSLCTGTDTPRKYENELFSLQFVTGGRAVSIDKDSPWEGKVSEENFNEGIRYIINESLKNDDETPYLIRLFSKDIGSSENKFISVANLLRLLDAAMTHDVHTERPDYNDVLYYIFTAFPKSQDGIIVKDNFLSERVVKLFCSESEFLYDVVTYKGMDKANMALMSFTKRLQNLKDDDISDFYSLVNDVASIEEINDATIEILTYALEQLNQQTINPIIESHWETMFPLISKDKDFILKCYWLDFNNEHFSIFFRSLSLDVADGITKWNELLDKILSVNCATEEEWAAYIVKHADDSVIKILDYANVKDVPQNLLQECKLYVKKCLQWIEHQSSFGINTIRFVSNTIKPSCLEVRQSHPSMWMVYLNSDKEGLDYTYYSFIFSLSFNWHDENSLLFLSHSFDRIYIALSKNIFPQKEWERIEPFTEDRGSIFEWDKCKKLCAGVASYLKSNGFDKDAIDKISSEEKIKKRLRKMW encoded by the coding sequence ATGATGGTTATCGAACAAACACTTCATGGATACGATATGGGGCATGGGCTGTTGGCTTCCTCATTGCCAAATCTTGCCCCAGAAGACCAGGCTCTTTTATTCAAGTTGAGTGATTGGACTGGCTTCCATGTCTTGAATGCTAATGAGGAAGATTGCTATCTGACAGCCTACCCCCTACCCAGCAAGAAATATTATGCCATAGCGAAAACATGGTATGCGGATGAAATGGAAAGGTCCGGATGCGTGTGGACACATACATTACTGATACCTATTGACGGCATATCGCAAGAATTTGATTTCAGAACAATCATTGATTTATTTCACAGACCCAATAACAAAAATTTCTCTGATTATAATTTGTCGATTGAAATTGAGGACAGAAAGATGAAAAGTTTGAATAAGAACTCTGTTTTCAAGAACTTTGATTTTTTATCAATAATATTCTTGTATACATTTCTGATTTCAAAAAATAAGGGTGCTTGTTTGAAGATTGAGCGTAGTCAGTGTGAATTGCAAGAACTGATCTTATCCTTTCTTCAATACCTCCCTGTAGAATATCTACAATATACGTCGCTATGTACAGGAACAGATACCCCAAGGAAATATGAAAACGAATTATTTTCTTTGCAATTTGTTACTGGGGGACGGGCTGTGTCCATAGACAAAGATTCCCCATGGGAAGGGAAAGTAAGTGAAGAAAATTTCAATGAAGGAATTCGCTATATTATAAATGAATCTTTAAAGAATGATGATGAAACCCCGTATCTAATCCGTCTGTTTTCCAAAGATATTGGAAGCAGTGAAAATAAGTTTATTTCTGTTGCCAATCTACTGCGTCTACTTGATGCAGCAATGACGCATGATGTTCACACTGAGCGTCCGGACTATAATGATGTTCTTTATTATATATTTACAGCATTCCCAAAATCACAAGATGGCATCATCGTTAAAGATAATTTTCTTAGCGAACGTGTAGTAAAGTTATTCTGTTCGGAAAGTGAATTCTTATATGATGTCGTCACATATAAGGGCATGGACAAAGCAAATATGGCTTTGATGAGCTTCACTAAACGGCTTCAGAATCTGAAAGATGATGATATATCTGATTTCTATAGTTTAGTTAATGATGTGGCTTCCATAGAAGAAATCAATGATGCAACTATAGAAATCCTCACCTATGCATTAGAGCAGTTGAATCAGCAAACCATAAATCCTATCATTGAATCGCATTGGGAGACAATGTTTCCCCTAATTTCCAAAGACAAGGATTTTATATTAAAATGTTATTGGCTAGACTTTAACAACGAGCATTTCAGCATTTTCTTCCGCTCATTAAGTTTAGATGTGGCGGATGGAATCACGAAGTGGAATGAATTGCTTGACAAGATACTTTCTGTTAACTGTGCAACTGAAGAGGAATGGGCTGCTTATATAGTAAAGCATGCGGATGATTCAGTGATTAAGATATTGGATTATGCCAATGTAAAAGATGTGCCTCAAAATCTCTTGCAGGAATGCAAGTTATATGTAAAAAAATGTCTACAATGGATAGAACACCAAAGTTCATTCGGCATCAATACTATACGTTTTGTATCCAACACTATAAAGCCATCATGTTTAGAGGTGAGACAATCACATCCTTCTATGTGGATGGTGTATCTTAATTCGGATAAAGAGGGATTGGATTATACTTATTATAGTTTCATTTTTTCCCTGTCATTTAATTGGCATGATGAAAACTCGCTATTGTTCTTATCTCATTCATTTGATAGGATTTACATTGCGTTAAGTAAAAACATATTCCCTCAAAAGGAATGGGAAAGGATTGAACCTTTCACTGAAGACCGTGGAAGCATCTTTGAGTGGGACAAATGCAAGAAACTCTGCGCAGGAGTTGCGTCATACTTGAAAAGTAACGGTTTTGATAAAGATGCAATAGATAAAATATCGTCCGAAGAAAAAATAAAAAAGAGATTGCGTAAAATGTGGTAA
- a CDS encoding N-6 DNA methylase — protein MAQYPVPKEIQPLAKLMTDFAHACGYDPLTVFNDFLTFVIHGFSPGAPPLKSWKYKRQQNAAFMGMVREWVRLMQSRLKEDDSWYDPFGDIYMAFSSAGSKQAQGQFFTPAPICELMTACAGTGEHQPGQRMGDPTCGSGRLLLAWHVRNLGGYLVGEDINRTCCLMTVCNMLVHGGVGEVIWHDSLQPEKFNDGWLVNPVLTHTGIPTIRKMSEEEYRKSRELPVNRTINSKK, from the coding sequence ATGGCACAATACCCGGTTCCCAAAGAAATACAGCCCTTGGCGAAGCTGATGACGGATTTTGCCCATGCCTGCGGCTATGACCCGCTGACCGTATTCAATGATTTCCTGACATTTGTCATTCACGGTTTCTCGCCCGGTGCGCCACCGCTCAAGAGTTGGAAATACAAGCGGCAGCAGAATGCCGCATTCATGGGCATGGTGCGTGAATGGGTGCGGCTCATGCAAAGCCGTCTGAAAGAAGATGACAGCTGGTATGACCCCTTCGGTGACATTTACATGGCGTTCTCTTCCGCCGGTTCCAAACAGGCACAAGGACAGTTCTTCACTCCGGCGCCAATTTGCGAACTCATGACCGCATGTGCCGGTACGGGAGAACATCAGCCCGGACAGCGGATGGGAGATCCGACCTGTGGCAGCGGACGCCTGCTGCTTGCCTGGCACGTACGCAACCTCGGCGGCTATCTGGTCGGTGAGGACATCAACCGCACTTGCTGCCTGATGACCGTATGCAACATGCTGGTTCACGGTGGTGTGGGTGAGGTTATCTGGCACGATAGCCTCCAACCTGAGAAGTTCAACGACGGCTGGCTGGTCAATCCGGTGCTTACCCATACCGGCATCCCCACTATACGCAAGATGAGTGAAGAAGAATACCGGAAAAGCCGGGAACTTCCTGTAAACAGAACAATAAATTCTAAAAAATGA
- the tssD gene encoding type VI secretion system tube protein TssD, producing the protein MAYQVTLRMQNGVERDVACYGYECHIAHSDRPDIGRIIAAHMEVCQKLGTVEYLPVEGDLIALTFESTDHDNFFYEWLLQGNMANGEIEFATGDDIVDIFRFWDCYCISLKETLCTGEMPMLMTVLLSPGILKRMNCEPREKVWKVSDISVKPRVVNNDEKQEIFITDAYWIDEYGNKQRDFILNNLVTLYVTFDQELPEQTISLEFVLCEDGKERHAKCSGMMNKNKTLIFENFKFE; encoded by the coding sequence ATGGCCTATCAAGTGACTCTGAGAATGCAAAATGGTGTAGAAAGAGATGTGGCATGCTACGGCTATGAATGCCATATCGCCCACAGTGACCGTCCTGATATCGGACGGATTATTGCCGCGCATATGGAGGTCTGTCAAAAACTTGGCACCGTAGAGTATCTTCCTGTAGAGGGGGATTTGATTGCACTGACCTTTGAATCGACCGATCATGACAACTTTTTCTATGAATGGCTACTCCAAGGTAATATGGCAAACGGTGAAATCGAATTTGCCACAGGAGATGACATCGTGGACATATTCCGTTTTTGGGATTGCTATTGTATAAGTTTGAAAGAAACCTTGTGCACAGGAGAAATGCCCATGCTGATGACTGTGCTCCTGTCACCTGGCATCCTCAAACGTATGAATTGTGAACCGCGAGAGAAAGTGTGGAAAGTTTCGGATATTAGCGTGAAGCCAAGGGTTGTGAATAATGATGAAAAGCAAGAAATCTTCATAACGGATGCTTATTGGATTGATGAATATGGTAACAAGCAAAGGGATTTTATTCTAAACAATCTTGTTACATTATATGTCACATTTGATCAAGAATTACCAGAACAAACAATATCCTTAGAATTTGTTTTATGTGAAGATGGTAAAGAACGACATGCCAAATGCTCTGGGATGATGAATAAAAACAAAACACTGATTTTTGAAAATTTTAAGTTTGAGTGA
- a CDS encoding DUF3872 domain-containing protein: protein MMKKTFDRMRAACCLAAAVCCLASCDEGPEVQQEYPFTVEALPVTDELMEGETAEIRLEIIPEGEFNGTVYTLRYFQPDGEGTLKLADGTALKPNDRYLLEDLKFRLYYTSESSDEAQAIDLYFENNWGAVCQLSFSFNAEDGAPEESVTEPAGTGTENGEEGTE from the coding sequence ATGATGAAAAAGACATTTGACCGGATGAGAGCCGCCTGCTGCCTGGCAGCGGCGGTATGTTGCCTGGCTTCCTGTGACGAAGGGCCGGAGGTGCAGCAGGAATACCCGTTCACCGTGGAAGCCCTGCCGGTAACGGATGAACTTATGGAAGGGGAAACGGCGGAAATCCGCCTGGAAATCATTCCTGAAGGGGAATTCAACGGCACCGTCTACACGCTGAGGTATTTCCAGCCCGACGGAGAAGGCACCCTCAAGCTGGCGGACGGCACGGCACTGAAACCCAACGACCGCTATCTGCTGGAAGACCTGAAATTCAGGCTGTACTACACTTCGGAAAGCAGCGATGAGGCACAAGCCATCGACCTCTATTTTGAAAACAACTGGGGGGCCGTCTGCCAGCTCAGCTTCAGTTTCAATGCGGAGGACGGCGCTCCGGAAGAAAGCGTGACGGAGCCTGCCGGGACAGGAACGGAAAACGGAGAGGAGGGCACGGAATGA
- a CDS encoding glycoside hydrolase family protein yields MKRAIPALCLLGLFPCLLAAQDMEGLKRLPPFERAIRLVMRFEGWHGPDKAPYIAYGHRILPGEQLSYGMSREEGEALLRKDLLERCALFRRFGADSLLLAVLAYQVGHNRLLGYGKMPQSKLIRKLERGERDIGQEYLSFRCWKGRVIPSIERRRRMELALLYEPLPQ; encoded by the coding sequence ATGAAAAGAGCCATACCCGCCCTTTGCCTGCTGGGGCTGTTTCCCTGCCTGCTGGCGGCGCAGGATATGGAGGGACTAAAACGGCTGCCTCCTTTTGAACGCGCCATCCGACTGGTCATGCGGTTTGAAGGCTGGCACGGACCGGACAAGGCGCCGTACATCGCTTACGGGCACCGCATCCTCCCGGGTGAACAGCTGTCCTACGGGATGAGCCGCGAGGAAGGGGAAGCGTTGCTAAGGAAAGACCTGCTGGAACGGTGCGCCCTCTTCCGGCGCTTCGGGGCGGACAGCCTCCTGCTGGCTGTGCTGGCCTATCAGGTCGGCCATAACCGGCTCCTGGGATACGGAAAGATGCCCCAAAGCAAACTGATACGGAAGCTGGAACGAGGGGAGCGGGACATTGGGCAGGAGTACCTGTCGTTCCGGTGCTGGAAAGGCAGGGTCATCCCTTCCATCGAAAGGCGGCGCCGGATGGAACTGGCACTGCTGTATGAACCCTTACCTCAGTAG
- a CDS encoding conjugal transfer protein TraO, whose product MKGKVLFITLLLSVLLAGRAEAQRCLPGMKGIQVSAEMADGFYSQRNRKDAGYAFSLALFTYGKGGHKWMYGIGMMKRHYPYRKTRIPLAQYTGEAGYYYNFLSTPGKTVFLNAGLSGLLGYERVNGGKRMLEDGAVLQESESFIYGGFVTLEAEAYLSDCTVLAFQLRERILWGSAAGHFHTQYGIALKYIF is encoded by the coding sequence ATGAAGGGGAAGGTATTGTTTATAACCCTGCTTCTGTCCGTCCTCCTGGCAGGACGGGCGGAAGCCCAACGGTGCCTGCCGGGCATGAAAGGCATACAGGTGTCAGCGGAGATGGCGGACGGATTCTATTCGCAAAGGAACCGGAAGGATGCCGGCTATGCCTTCTCGCTTGCCCTGTTCACCTATGGCAAAGGGGGCCACAAGTGGATGTACGGCATCGGGATGATGAAACGGCATTATCCCTACCGGAAAACCCGGATTCCGCTCGCGCAATATACGGGGGAAGCGGGATACTACTACAATTTCCTGTCCACACCGGGCAAGACGGTGTTCCTGAACGCCGGACTGTCGGGCCTGCTGGGGTATGAGCGCGTAAACGGCGGGAAACGGATGCTGGAAGACGGGGCTGTCCTGCAGGAAAGCGAATCCTTCATTTATGGAGGTTTCGTGACCCTCGAAGCGGAAGCCTACCTGAGCGACTGCACCGTACTGGCTTTCCAGTTGCGGGAACGCATCCTGTGGGGCAGTGCGGCCGGACATTTCCATACCCAATACGGAATCGCCCTCAAATACATATTCTGA
- a CDS encoding DUF4120 family protein: protein MKILCSQEHYDKVVQYAESIGDTTLQRCLERLKSWEKNPNRPCEIELYYDFAPYSFGFRERYPDGRIGIEGGLLYHGRPDQSFAVLLEPFHGWSIHT, encoded by the coding sequence ATGAAAATTTTATGTAGCCAAGAGCACTACGACAAGGTGGTGCAGTATGCCGAATCCATCGGCGACACTACGCTTCAAAGATGTCTGGAGCGGCTGAAGAGTTGGGAAAAAAATCCGAACCGTCCCTGTGAGATTGAGTTGTATTATGACTTTGCTCCTTATTCGTTCGGTTTCAGAGAGCGTTACCCGGATGGCAGGATTGGCATTGAGGGCGGACTGCTCTATCATGGCAGGCCGGACCAGTCCTTTGCGGTTCTGTTAGAGCCTTTTCACGGATGGAGCATACATACCTGA
- a CDS encoding DpnD/PcfM family protein, protein MEYKIAIEELLRRVVTVEAENPTLAVYEVEEEYNLTRHVLSENDFIGVDIVLAPEDKEAQEYLNNGTFRSFVERRFSIHSADFPLIDKVRFVFGSMDNAIYEFSKRASKSSSEEKEVWLLYRCDAWLSTASMELVAPFSSKEAVTDYLTGNRKRFRLTQWDLDFFRENNQTQRGGANYIVFSHSLDPAPEPQPADTDDAFYKKPFRYGTTVLTRYDLENLSCPFCTKDTDDEAMRKIVRRMHRKINGRINGNAGETPDMEPIRLEEMDEAAAHFNVPYYEDLQE, encoded by the coding sequence ATGGAATATAAAATCGCCATTGAAGAACTGCTCCGACGTGTAGTGACGGTGGAAGCGGAAAATCCCACACTTGCCGTATATGAAGTGGAGGAGGAATATAATTTAACAAGACACGTACTCTCCGAAAATGACTTCATCGGTGTTGATATCGTGTTGGCTCCCGAAGACAAGGAGGCGCAGGAATATTTGAACAACGGCACTTTCCGCAGTTTTGTCGAAAGACGTTTTAGCATCCATTCAGCGGACTTTCCTTTGATAGACAAGGTCCGTTTCGTATTCGGCAGCATGGACAACGCGATTTATGAATTTAGCAAACGGGCAAGCAAGTCCTCTTCAGAAGAAAAGGAAGTCTGGCTACTCTACCGTTGCGATGCCTGGCTCAGCACGGCCAGCATGGAACTGGTCGCGCCCTTTTCCTCCAAGGAAGCCGTGACGGATTACCTGACAGGCAACCGCAAGCGCTTCCGGCTGACGCAATGGGACCTGGACTTCTTCCGGGAAAACAACCAGACCCAACGGGGCGGCGCCAATTACATTGTTTTCAGCCACAGCCTCGATCCCGCGCCCGAGCCCCAGCCGGCTGACACGGACGATGCCTTTTACAAAAAGCCTTTCCGCTATGGCACTACCGTCCTGACCCGTTACGACCTTGAAAACCTTTCCTGCCCGTTCTGTACAAAGGATACGGATGATGAGGCAATGCGCAAGATAGTCCGCCGTATGCACCGGAAGATTAACGGACGGATAAACGGCAATGCCGGTGAAACACCGGATATGGAACCAATCCGTTTGGAGGAGATGGACGAAGCGGCGGCGCATTTTAATGTCCCTTACTATGAAGATTTGCAGGAATGA
- the traM gene encoding conjugative transposon protein TraM, protein MKMNIGKLRTLLKLPPPKEGGKPLTEEQKRKRAGYIVYPVLVLLCAGCVWLALSPSEKEQAKAGQGNGFNTEIPLPEDSRMQESKVAAYEHEELEKKEKERRSTYREMASLLDRKQADTVRLPDLPPEKPRKTAGQETARSPSAAYRDMNRTLNNFYEPAYDREKEELRKRVAELERRQAQQPEASPEYSMEEKLALMEKSYELAARYNGGQTAQARPATERRKAEARPVTAVRHQVVSSLPRPSDDQERATAFAGERNTGFHTPVGKTLASARNTIAACVHGTQTVADGQTLRIRLLEPMAVDDRLIPKGTVLTGGTRMQGERLDILISTVEHDGSVIPVELEVYDADGQQGIAVPNSMEYDALREIAANMGGSMNSSINISTDAGAQIASDLGKGVIRGVSQYVTQKMQRVKVTLKAGHRVLLYPPGQ, encoded by the coding sequence ATGAAAATGAACATCGGAAAACTCAGGACGCTGCTGAAGCTGCCTCCGCCCAAGGAAGGCGGCAAGCCGCTGACTGAAGAACAGAAACGGAAACGGGCCGGATACATCGTCTATCCCGTCCTGGTACTCCTCTGCGCCGGGTGCGTCTGGCTGGCCCTGTCCCCTTCGGAAAAGGAACAGGCAAAGGCCGGGCAGGGCAATGGCTTCAACACCGAAATTCCCCTGCCGGAAGACTCCCGGATGCAGGAGAGCAAGGTGGCCGCCTACGAGCATGAGGAACTGGAGAAAAAAGAAAAGGAACGCAGGAGCACCTACCGGGAGATGGCCTCGCTGCTGGACCGGAAACAGGCAGACACGGTGCGGTTGCCCGACCTGCCTCCGGAAAAGCCCCGGAAAACAGCCGGGCAGGAAACCGCCCGCTCGCCGTCCGCCGCCTACCGCGACATGAACCGCACCCTGAACAACTTCTATGAGCCGGCCTATGACCGGGAGAAGGAGGAACTGCGGAAGCGCGTGGCGGAACTGGAACGGCGGCAGGCACAGCAGCCGGAGGCTTCCCCGGAATACTCGATGGAAGAGAAACTGGCACTGATGGAGAAATCCTACGAACTGGCCGCCCGCTACAACGGAGGGCAGACGGCACAGGCCCGTCCGGCAACGGAAAGGCGGAAGGCGGAGGCCAGGCCGGTGACGGCTGTCCGGCACCAGGTGGTATCCTCCCTTCCCCGTCCGTCAGACGACCAGGAGCGTGCGACGGCCTTTGCCGGGGAAAGGAACACGGGGTTCCACACGCCGGTCGGAAAGACGCTCGCTTCGGCCAGGAATACTATCGCCGCCTGCGTGCACGGCACCCAGACCGTGGCGGACGGGCAGACGCTCCGCATCCGCCTGCTGGAACCGATGGCGGTGGACGACCGGCTCATCCCGAAAGGGACGGTGCTGACCGGAGGCACACGGATGCAGGGGGAACGCCTGGACATCCTCATCTCTACCGTGGAGCATGACGGGTCAGTCATCCCCGTGGAACTGGAAGTGTATGATGCCGACGGGCAGCAGGGCATAGCGGTGCCGAACTCGATGGAATACGATGCCCTGCGCGAGATAGCCGCCAACATGGGAGGATCGATGAACAGCAGCATCAACATCTCGACGGATGCCGGAGCGCAGATCGCCTCCGACCTGGGGAAAGGCGTGATACGGGGCGTGTCGCAATACGTCACCCAAAAGATGCAACGCGTGAAAGTGACGCTGAAAGCCGGACACCGGGTGCTGCTGTACCCGCCCGGACAATAA
- the traN gene encoding conjugative transposon protein TraN, which yields MKKILILTVALLGMNAAQAQQSSGDWFEGLSRKIGFSRMIPPHGLEITYDKTVHVIFPSPVRYVDLGSTDLIAGKADGAENVIRVKATTKNFRQETNMSVITEDGNFYSFNVKYADEPLLLNVEMCDFIHDGETVNRPNNAMEIYLTELDNESPRLVRLIMKSVYERDRRRIRHIGCKRFGVQFLLKGLYSHSGLLYFHTQVKNTSHVPFDVDFVTFKIADKKLVKRTAMQEQVVYPLRAYNYVTRVDGRKSECTVFALPKFTIPDGKKLVVEMYEKQGGRHQTFELENEDLVQAETINELRVR from the coding sequence ATGAAGAAAATCCTGATTCTGACTGTCGCCCTGTTGGGCATGAACGCCGCGCAGGCACAGCAAAGCAGCGGCGACTGGTTTGAAGGGCTGAGCCGCAAGATCGGATTCAGCCGGATGATTCCCCCGCACGGGCTGGAAATCACGTACGACAAAACGGTGCACGTCATCTTCCCTTCACCGGTGAGGTATGTGGACCTGGGGTCCACGGACCTGATAGCGGGAAAGGCGGACGGCGCGGAGAACGTGATCCGCGTGAAGGCCACCACGAAGAACTTCCGGCAGGAAACGAACATGAGCGTGATTACGGAAGACGGGAATTTTTACAGCTTCAATGTGAAGTACGCGGACGAGCCCCTGCTGCTGAACGTGGAGATGTGCGACTTCATCCATGACGGGGAAACGGTGAACCGCCCGAACAACGCGATGGAAATCTACCTGACGGAACTGGACAACGAGTCGCCCCGCCTGGTGCGCCTGATCATGAAGTCCGTGTATGAACGCGACAGGCGCCGCATCCGCCACATCGGGTGCAAGCGTTTCGGGGTACAGTTCCTCCTGAAAGGGCTGTACAGCCACAGCGGGCTGCTCTATTTCCACACGCAGGTAAAGAACACCTCGCACGTGCCCTTCGATGTGGATTTCGTGACTTTCAAGATAGCGGACAAGAAACTGGTGAAGCGTACCGCCATGCAGGAACAGGTGGTCTATCCGCTGCGGGCCTACAACTACGTGACCCGTGTGGACGGGAGGAAGTCCGAATGCACGGTGTTCGCCCTGCCGAAATTCACGATACCCGACGGGAAGAAACTGGTCGTGGAAATGTACGAGAAACAAGGCGGGCGTCACCAGACCTTCGAGCTGGAGAATGAAGACCTGGTACAGGCTGAGACCATTAATGAACTGCGTGTGCGATGA
- a CDS encoding TRAFAC clade GTPase domain-containing protein: MKQMNCLLAGLPDTGKSTYIGGLWYNLENQSSKMKMKASRELVDDTQHLESLSDKWLEGVRVDRTTEDKSSSVELRIEQKDNGNVLNINIPDFSGETFRQIIEMTNSKDLDDWCEAADTLFYMANNLDPGHFEDDDNIGTVEGEKKNDEVPPFNSQKMSACAQNIMVLKYLLGRKQFKKMIFAISCWDKVTGNGINPENPESWLKSHSPVLYNFLKDQQPDSLIIGISAQGLDYEGIDDDAVITNKTKSGERAFVEIGDEIKYDLSLPLYMLINE, from the coding sequence ATGAAACAGATGAATTGCCTATTGGCTGGATTACCTGACACAGGAAAATCAACTTATATTGGTGGGTTGTGGTACAACCTGGAAAACCAATCCTCGAAAATGAAGATGAAAGCAAGCCGGGAGTTGGTTGATGACACACAACATTTGGAATCTTTGAGTGACAAATGGTTAGAAGGTGTAAGGGTTGACAGAACGACAGAAGACAAGTCATCCAGTGTAGAACTGAGGATAGAGCAGAAAGACAACGGAAATGTTCTGAACATCAACATTCCCGATTTCTCCGGTGAAACTTTCCGCCAAATCATCGAGATGACGAATAGTAAGGACTTGGACGACTGGTGTGAAGCTGCCGATACCCTGTTTTACATGGCAAATAATTTAGACCCAGGACATTTTGAAGATGATGACAATATAGGCACAGTTGAAGGCGAAAAGAAGAATGATGAAGTGCCACCTTTCAATTCGCAGAAAATGTCTGCATGTGCGCAAAACATTATGGTCTTGAAGTATCTTTTGGGAAGAAAGCAGTTTAAGAAAATGATTTTTGCCATATCATGCTGGGATAAAGTGACTGGAAATGGAATAAATCCTGAAAATCCTGAATCTTGGTTGAAGAGCCACTCACCAGTTTTATACAATTTTCTTAAAGACCAACAGCCTGATAGCCTAATTATTGGCATAAGTGCTCAAGGGCTTGACTATGAAGGAATAGACGATGATGCTGTCATCACCAACAAAACCAAATCCGGGGAACGTGCTTTTGTGGAGATTGGCGATGAAATTAAGTATGACTTGTCATTGCCGCTATATATGTTAATAAACGAATGA